A stretch of the Cheilinus undulatus linkage group 11, ASM1832078v1, whole genome shotgun sequence genome encodes the following:
- the lrrc23 gene encoding leucine-rich repeat-containing protein 23 isoform X3 gives MSDMEEEVLTDVEGEEETRPEGAVEDETGQACQLTPEMISKGLSLLCRTGNGLSHAFVRLDLKDNGLNDIAAISTFIHIRFLDLTNNQLADLSPLASLTQLLWLKVDNNAVACFEGQPFAQLTYLQWLSMAGNKLTDVSGLVGSALESLILAGNGIQRLNGLQSGCFANLMTLELRGNHLNTTNEINLPNLKHLYLAQNGIKHLEGLERLEHLITLHLRDNQLDTLEGLSSNMRCLKYLNVRKCNLRPKSHSSCRVCVKNS, from the exons ATGTCTGATATGGAGGAAGAAGTCTTGACAGATGtagaaggagaggaagaaactCGTCCAGAAGGTGCCGTTGAGGACGAGACG ggACAGGCTTGCCAACTGACCCCAGAAATGATCAGTAAGGGTCTTTCACTACTTTGTCGAACAGGCAATGGACTCTCACATGCTTTTGTCAGACTGGACCTAAAAGACAA TGGACTGAATGACATTGCTGCAATCAGCACTTTTATTCACATACGCTTTCTGGATCTAACCAACAACCAGCTCGCTGATCTCTCTCCTCTGGCATCTCTGACCCAGCTACTCTGGCTGAAG GTTGACAATAATGCTGTGGCTTGCTTTGAAGGGCAACCTTTTGCCCAGTTGACCTACCTGCAGTGGTTGAGTATGGCTGGGAACAAACTAACAGATGTAAGTGGCCTAGTTGGGTCTGCCCTGGAGAGCCTCATTCTAGCAG GTAATGGTATTCAGAGACTGAATGGACTACAGAGTGGCTGTTTTGCCAACTTGATGACTCTAGAGCTAAGAGGAAACCACCTTAATACCACAAATGAAATCAACCTTCCTAACCTGAAGCATTTATATCTG GCTCAAAATGGTATAAAACATCTGGAGGGTTTAGAGAGATTAGAGCACCTCATCACACTTCACCTGCGAGACAACCAGCTGGATACTCTGGAGGGCCTGAGCTCCAACATGAGGTGTCTCAAATACCTAAATGTCAG GAAATGCAATCTTAGACCAAAAAGCCATTCAAGCTGTCGGGTGTGTGTCAAAAACTCTTAA
- the lrrc23 gene encoding leucine-rich repeat-containing protein 23 isoform X1: MSDMEEEVLTDVEGEEETRPEGAVEDETGQACQLTPEMISKGLSLLCRTGNGLSHAFVRLDLKDNGLNDIAAISTFIHIRFLDLTNNQLADLSPLASLTQLLWLKVDNNAVACFEGQPFAQLTYLQWLSMAGNKLTDVSGLVGSALESLILAGNGIQRLNGLQSGCFANLMTLELRGNHLNTTNEINLPNLKHLYLAQNGIKHLEGLERLEHLITLHLRDNQLDTLEGLSSNMRCLKYLNVRGNAILDQKAIQAVGCVSKTLKALVLSENPLVETTDYRLSVLILLPQLERLDKELVSSEERTEALERIKELKEEEIPGL; this comes from the exons ATGTCTGATATGGAGGAAGAAGTCTTGACAGATGtagaaggagaggaagaaactCGTCCAGAAGGTGCCGTTGAGGACGAGACG ggACAGGCTTGCCAACTGACCCCAGAAATGATCAGTAAGGGTCTTTCACTACTTTGTCGAACAGGCAATGGACTCTCACATGCTTTTGTCAGACTGGACCTAAAAGACAA TGGACTGAATGACATTGCTGCAATCAGCACTTTTATTCACATACGCTTTCTGGATCTAACCAACAACCAGCTCGCTGATCTCTCTCCTCTGGCATCTCTGACCCAGCTACTCTGGCTGAAG GTTGACAATAATGCTGTGGCTTGCTTTGAAGGGCAACCTTTTGCCCAGTTGACCTACCTGCAGTGGTTGAGTATGGCTGGGAACAAACTAACAGATGTAAGTGGCCTAGTTGGGTCTGCCCTGGAGAGCCTCATTCTAGCAG GTAATGGTATTCAGAGACTGAATGGACTACAGAGTGGCTGTTTTGCCAACTTGATGACTCTAGAGCTAAGAGGAAACCACCTTAATACCACAAATGAAATCAACCTTCCTAACCTGAAGCATTTATATCTG GCTCAAAATGGTATAAAACATCTGGAGGGTTTAGAGAGATTAGAGCACCTCATCACACTTCACCTGCGAGACAACCAGCTGGATACTCTGGAGGGCCTGAGCTCCAACATGAGGTGTCTCAAATACCTAAATGTCAG AGGAAATGCAATCTTAGACCAAAAAGCCATTCAAGCTGTCGGGTGTGTGTCAAAAACTCTTAAAGCTTTGGTCCTTTCTGAGAACCCTCTAGTGGAAACCACAGACTACCGTCTGAGCGTACTCATTCTCCTGCCACAGCTGGAACGACTTGACAAAGAGCTAGTCTCCTCTGAGGAGAGGACTGAGGCCTTAGAGAGAATAAAG GAACTTAAAGAAGAGGAAATACCAGGACTGTGA
- the lrrc23 gene encoding leucine-rich repeat-containing protein 23 isoform X2 has translation MISKGLSLLCRTGNGLSHAFVRLDLKDNGLNDIAAISTFIHIRFLDLTNNQLADLSPLASLTQLLWLKVDNNAVACFEGQPFAQLTYLQWLSMAGNKLTDVSGLVGSALESLILAGNGIQRLNGLQSGCFANLMTLELRGNHLNTTNEINLPNLKHLYLAQNGIKHLEGLERLEHLITLHLRDNQLDTLEGLSSNMRCLKYLNVRGNAILDQKAIQAVGCVSKTLKALVLSENPLVETTDYRLSVLILLPQLERLDKELVSSEERTEALERIKELKEEEIPGL, from the exons ATGATCAGTAAGGGTCTTTCACTACTTTGTCGAACAGGCAATGGACTCTCACATGCTTTTGTCAGACTGGACCTAAAAGACAA TGGACTGAATGACATTGCTGCAATCAGCACTTTTATTCACATACGCTTTCTGGATCTAACCAACAACCAGCTCGCTGATCTCTCTCCTCTGGCATCTCTGACCCAGCTACTCTGGCTGAAG GTTGACAATAATGCTGTGGCTTGCTTTGAAGGGCAACCTTTTGCCCAGTTGACCTACCTGCAGTGGTTGAGTATGGCTGGGAACAAACTAACAGATGTAAGTGGCCTAGTTGGGTCTGCCCTGGAGAGCCTCATTCTAGCAG GTAATGGTATTCAGAGACTGAATGGACTACAGAGTGGCTGTTTTGCCAACTTGATGACTCTAGAGCTAAGAGGAAACCACCTTAATACCACAAATGAAATCAACCTTCCTAACCTGAAGCATTTATATCTG GCTCAAAATGGTATAAAACATCTGGAGGGTTTAGAGAGATTAGAGCACCTCATCACACTTCACCTGCGAGACAACCAGCTGGATACTCTGGAGGGCCTGAGCTCCAACATGAGGTGTCTCAAATACCTAAATGTCAG AGGAAATGCAATCTTAGACCAAAAAGCCATTCAAGCTGTCGGGTGTGTGTCAAAAACTCTTAAAGCTTTGGTCCTTTCTGAGAACCCTCTAGTGGAAACCACAGACTACCGTCTGAGCGTACTCATTCTCCTGCCACAGCTGGAACGACTTGACAAAGAGCTAGTCTCCTCTGAGGAGAGGACTGAGGCCTTAGAGAGAATAAAG GAACTTAAAGAAGAGGAAATACCAGGACTGTGA
- the tktb gene encoding transketolase-like protein 2, whose product MASYHKPDEKTLQGLKDVANKLRINSIKATCASNSGHPTSCCSAAELMSVLFFHTMRYKADDPRNQCNDRFVLSKGHAAPVLYAAWAEAGFVKECDLLNLRKLDSDLEGHPTPKLEFVDVATGSLGQGLGAACGMAYTGKHFDKSSYRVYCMLGDGECSEGSVWEAMAFASYYQLDNLVAILDVNRLGQSEAAPLKHDMETYRKRCEAFGWNTYVVDGHDVEELCKAFWQAQQVKGKPTCIVAKTFKGKGLKNIEDLDNWHGKPIPKDRVDDILNDLQSLIQVPNKSLCPELPKDDTAPADLSPIMLPSPPPYKKGDKIATRRAYGVALTRLGQVSQRVVALDGDTKNSTFSETFKKSFPDRYIECFIAEQNMVGVAIGCATRDRTVAFASTFAAFLSRAYDQIRMGAISQTNVNLVGSHCGVSIGEDGPSQMALEDLAMFRAIPTCTVFYPSDGVSTERAVELSANTKGICFIRTSRPDTAVIYSPEEKFEVGVAKVVRQSDNDHATVIGAGVTLHEALAAADMLASEGKNIRVIDPFTIKPLDAATILASARATGGQIITVEDHYKEGGLGEAVLSAVGSEPGIVVTRLAVSGVPRSGKPQELLDLFGISAKHIATAVRQTFAN is encoded by the exons ATGGCTAGCTACCACAAACCCGACGAGAAAACTCTGCAGGGACTGAAAGACGTCGCTAACAAGCTTAGGATCAACTCCATCAAGGCAACATGCGCCTCAAACTCAGG tCACCCCACATCATGCTGCAGTGCAGCAGAGCTCATGTCTGTGCTCTTCTTCCACACCATGCGCTACAAAGCAGATGACCCTCGCAACCAGTGTAACGACCGCTTTGTGCTCTCAAAG GGTCATGCTGCACCTGTCCTGTATGCCGCCTGGGCTGAGGCAGGTTTTGTGAAGGAGTGTGATCTGCTTAACCTTCGTAAATTAGACAGTGATCTGGAGGGCCACCCCACACCG AAACTGGAGTTTGTTGATGTGGCTACAGGATCTCTCGGACAGGGTCTGGGGGCCGCCTGTGGCATGGCCTACACTGGCAAACATTTCGACAAATCTAG TTACCGAGTGTACTGCATGCTGGGTGATGGAGAGTGTTCAGAGGGCTCAGTGTGGGAGGCCATGGCCTTCGCCTCCTACTACCAGCTGGATAACTTGGTGGCAATCCTTGATGTCAACAGACTTGGTCAGAGTGAGGCTGCACCCCTGAAGCATGACATGGAGACGTACCGCAAGCGCTGTGAAGCCTTTGG GTGGAACACGTATGTTGTGGATGGACATGATGTGGAGGAGCTGTGCAAAGCTTTCTGGCAGGCTCAGCAGGTCAAGGGCAAACCTACTTGCATTGTTGCAAAGACATTCAAGGGCAAAGGACTCAAAA ATATTGAAGATCTTGATAACTGGCATGGAAAGCCGATCCCCAAGGACAGAGTGGATGACATCTTGAACGACCTGCAGTCCCTGATCCAGGTCCCAAACAAGAGCCTGTGCCCCGAGCTGCCTAAAGACGACACAGCACCTGCAGACCTCAGCCCCATCATGCTGCCTTCTCCCCCACCATACAAGAAAGGAGATAAG ATTGCTACAAGGCGTGCATACGGTGTGGCCCTGACCAGGCTGGGACAGGTCAGCCAGAGAGTTGTGGCCTTGGATGGAGACACCAAAAACTCTACTTTCTCAGAGACGTTCAAGAAGTCCTTCCCTGATCGCTACATCGAGTGTTTCATCGCTGAACAGAACATG GTGGGTGTGGCCATCGGCTGTGCCACCCGAGATCGCACAGTTGCATTTGCCAGCACGTTTGCTGCCTTCTTATCACGAGCCTATGATCAGATCCGTATGGGAGCCATTTCCCAGACAAATGTCAACCTGGTGGGCTCCCACTGTGGGGTTTCCATTG GTGAAGACGGTCCATCCCAGATGGCCCTGGAGGACTTGGCTATGTTCCGTGCTATCCCAACATGCACTGTGTTTTACCCCAGTGATGGAGTGTCCACTGAGAGAGCTGTGGAGCTGTCGGCCAACACAAAG GGTATCTGTTTTATCCGCACCAGTAGACCAGACACTGCAGTCATTTACTCTCCAGAAGAGAAGTTTGAAGTGGGCGTAGCCAAG GTGGTGCGCCAGTCCGACAACGACCATGCGACTGTTATTGGTGCTGGTGTTACGCTCCATGAGGCCCTGGCTGCTGCTGACATGCTGGCCAGTGAAG GGAAGAACATCCGTGTGATCGACCCATTCACCATCAAACCCCTGGATGCTGCTACTATTCTGGCAAGTGCCAGAGCTACTGGGGGACAGATCATCACCGTGGAGGACCACTACAAGGAGG GTGGTCTCGGTGAAGCAGTGCTGTCTGCAGTGGGCAGTGAGCCTGGCATTGTCGTTACTCGGCTGGCGGTGAGCGGTGTTCCCCGCAGCGGAAAGCCCCAAGAACTTCTGGACCTTTTTGGCATCAGCGCCAAGCACATCGCTACTGCTGTTCGTCAGACCTTTGCAAACTAA